Proteins encoded by one window of Marixanthomonas sp. SCSIO 43207:
- a CDS encoding DNA methyltransferase: MSKNNTSLKQLKSFLNQLFQFDSQDLDFGVYKILHYKKKEIANFIDQLLVDKVKAELQTLSADETKQVQDQITEMEKSTSLKKWLEAVDKKDETRLAIYEEDYKGEIAQYKDLKAKVTDSSVSIETENQIYNHLTLFFSRYYDKGDFISKRRFGKNEKYVVPYNGEETHFHWANQDQYYIKSSETFNQYAFKIPSPEGEIIVNFKLTDAQLEQGNVKESDKNYFILSEKKAETNKEDATFFFEYRPLTDKEKKKIKGNSKQDTLDEIAFDFLKKKFSSNPVFANLWKEQEDKPLLLKKLQHYTRKNKHDFFIHKNLKGFLERELDYYIKSELVNVDDLYVTDTDSHFDRLKHNLKTIKVFKSIADTIITFVSQIEDFQKKLWEKKKFVLSTEWVITIDRLVDYVGEEAAKPILEEVIKNEKQVAEWKKLYNQGDIGKSKEYNKLSIDTVNFSPDFKERLLSLLSLNINLEESSNGLVLNSDNFHGTRLTEEKLYRRLDGLYLDPPYNTNATVIIYKNGFKDSSWITMMENRLSPINDLLKEKGIFCITIDDYEYSNLYKLLEQIVLEKKLRTTIIEYNFRGRVKSNFAITHEYGIWGIYQDQDLITKLRSTADDIKRNLRRTGSGSRRFESPSMFYGIEVDNKSLEILEVHDAIGENEQIPKHNSSSTTMVWPIDDDGIERRWYYGIKRVREEKNDTVYAKKIKGKIHIHYTKEGKPIRRKAVWNGKTYDASTYGSEVINNLFGITELKQFDFPKSIYAVKDSLEAMTYKPNAWFMDYFGGSGTTFHATLLMNNDDNGTRQCFLMEQGKYVESVIVPRIKKVAYSVNWAKGVVTDQNNGPGCFFKYQRLEQYEEALENIAFNASEDAVQKALEFEQYIPKYFLEFETKGSQTLVNTAAMQNPWDYKLKVWDGFTYDTEQAVDLVETFNYLIGLHMQKCITKELNEKKYQFIYGHNNANKNILVVWRSVKEWSVEDFKADAATLKKEIKAFEYDLLYINDQAHVEGYQSIEEVFKNKMLS; the protein is encoded by the coding sequence ATGTCTAAAAACAATACCTCTCTTAAACAACTAAAATCCTTCCTCAATCAACTCTTTCAGTTCGATTCTCAAGATTTGGATTTTGGTGTTTACAAAATCTTACATTATAAGAAAAAGGAAATTGCCAACTTCATAGACCAACTTTTAGTAGATAAGGTAAAAGCAGAATTGCAAACCCTATCGGCTGATGAGACCAAGCAAGTGCAAGACCAAATTACTGAAATGGAGAAATCTACTTCACTTAAAAAATGGTTAGAAGCTGTTGATAAAAAAGATGAAACTCGTTTAGCCATCTATGAAGAAGACTACAAAGGTGAAATTGCCCAGTACAAAGATCTGAAAGCAAAAGTGACTGACTCATCTGTTTCTATTGAAACTGAGAATCAAATTTACAACCATTTGACATTATTCTTCTCCCGCTACTATGACAAAGGAGACTTTATAAGCAAACGTAGGTTTGGAAAGAACGAAAAATATGTAGTGCCCTACAACGGAGAAGAAACTCACTTTCATTGGGCGAATCAAGACCAATATTATATTAAATCATCAGAAACTTTTAATCAGTATGCGTTTAAAATCCCCTCGCCAGAAGGAGAAATAATTGTAAACTTCAAATTAACGGATGCGCAATTGGAACAAGGGAACGTTAAAGAAAGTGATAAAAATTATTTTATTCTTTCAGAAAAAAAAGCTGAAACTAATAAAGAAGATGCCACTTTTTTCTTTGAATATCGACCACTAACCGACAAGGAAAAAAAGAAGATAAAAGGCAATAGCAAACAAGATACCCTTGATGAAATAGCTTTTGATTTTTTAAAGAAGAAGTTTAGCTCTAATCCGGTATTTGCTAACCTTTGGAAGGAACAAGAAGATAAGCCCCTACTCTTAAAGAAACTCCAGCACTACACACGAAAGAATAAACACGATTTCTTTATTCACAAGAACTTGAAAGGCTTCTTGGAGCGTGAGTTGGATTATTATATCAAGAGTGAATTGGTGAATGTAGACGACCTTTATGTAACCGACACAGACTCACATTTTGACCGACTCAAGCACAACTTGAAAACCATTAAGGTATTCAAATCTATTGCCGATACCATTATTACCTTTGTTAGCCAGATTGAAGACTTCCAAAAAAAGCTGTGGGAGAAAAAGAAGTTTGTGCTGAGTACCGAATGGGTGATTACCATTGATCGCTTGGTGGATTATGTGGGCGAAGAAGCTGCCAAACCCATTTTGGAAGAAGTGATTAAAAATGAGAAGCAAGTTGCTGAGTGGAAAAAGTTATACAATCAAGGAGACATAGGGAAAAGCAAAGAGTATAATAAACTCTCTATTGACACTGTTAATTTTTCTCCCGATTTTAAAGAGCGTCTTCTTTCACTCCTTTCATTGAACATTAACTTAGAAGAATCTTCAAACGGTCTCGTTCTAAATTCAGATAATTTTCATGGAACCAGATTAACAGAAGAAAAACTGTACAGAAGATTAGATGGGCTTTATTTAGATCCACCCTACAACACTAATGCTACAGTAATCATATATAAGAATGGATTTAAAGACAGTTCTTGGATTACAATGATGGAGAATCGCCTTAGTCCAATAAACGATTTATTAAAAGAGAAAGGGATATTCTGTATCACAATTGATGATTACGAGTATAGCAACTTGTATAAATTGTTGGAGCAAATAGTCTTAGAAAAGAAACTTAGAACAACAATCATTGAGTATAACTTTAGGGGAAGAGTCAAGTCAAACTTTGCAATAACCCACGAGTATGGTATTTGGGGGATATATCAGGATCAGGATTTGATAACTAAACTCAGATCCACTGCTGATGACATCAAAAGGAATTTAAGACGAACAGGAAGTGGTTCTAGGAGATTTGAATCTCCGTCAATGTTCTATGGAATTGAAGTTGATAATAAGTCATTAGAGATTTTAGAAGTTCATGATGCGATTGGTGAAAATGAACAGATCCCTAAACATAATTCTTCTTCTACCACAATGGTTTGGCCAATCGATGATGACGGTATTGAGCGTAGATGGTATTATGGAATAAAAAGAGTAAGGGAAGAAAAAAACGACACCGTTTATGCAAAAAAAATAAAAGGCAAAATTCACATTCATTACACTAAAGAAGGAAAACCAATAAGACGTAAAGCTGTATGGAACGGCAAAACTTATGATGCAAGTACTTATGGTTCGGAAGTTATAAATAATCTATTTGGGATCACAGAGCTAAAACAATTTGACTTCCCAAAAAGTATTTATGCTGTAAAAGACTCCCTTGAAGCTATGACATATAAACCAAATGCATGGTTTATGGATTATTTCGGGGGGTCAGGCACTACATTCCATGCTACTTTATTAATGAATAATGACGACAATGGAACAAGGCAGTGTTTTTTAATGGAACAAGGTAAATACGTAGAGTCAGTAATTGTTCCTAGGATAAAGAAAGTTGCTTATTCAGTCAATTGGGCAAAAGGTGTAGTCACTGACCAAAATAATGGACCAGGTTGTTTCTTCAAGTACCAACGCCTAGAGCAATACGAAGAAGCCTTAGAAAACATTGCATTCAATGCTTCAGAAGATGCCGTACAAAAGGCTTTGGAGTTTGAGCAGTATATCCCTAAATACTTTTTAGAGTTTGAAACAAAAGGCAGCCAAACCCTAGTAAATACAGCCGCCATGCAAAACCCTTGGGATTACAAGCTCAAGGTATGGGATGGCTTTACCTATGATACCGAGCAGGCCGTTGATTTGGTAGAAACCTTCAACTATCTCATAGGGCTACACATGCAAAAATGCATCACCAAAGAACTGAACGAAAAGAAATATCAATTCATTTATGGACATAACAATGCCAATAAAAACATATTGGTAGTGTGGCGCTCTGTAAAAGAGTGGAGCGTAGAAGATTTTAAAGCAGATGCAGCCACATTGAAAAAAGAAATCAAAGCTTTTGAGTATGATCTACTTTATATCAATGACCAGGCACACGTAGAAGGCTATCAATCCATTGAAGAAGTATTCAAAAATAAAATGCTCTCATAA
- a CDS encoding DEAD/DEAH box helicase family protein, which yields MQLEKQLVLFRYILHQLGYKAFEDLRDEFNNKESGTSSTGYTYFASALMSNSDKLIEDRAIQQYDEAIQGYEKKLRENRAEPFLTFKYYQWFALLFTEYFFDQYSNNSNQLIAKLNDYAEGSKDFKQIEAYTEKNLKKLAYWMATGSGKTLLMHCNYWQITNYFKEWENIILITPNEGLSRQHYESCVESGIPVKLYSGSEESLKTKEGEILILEITKLVKDKEGEGVSVDVDYFSESKNLVFIDEGHKGSKSDEQTWKSLREYLARGKDSFTFEYSATFGQVITNKNKFLFNEYAKSIIFDYSYRHFYTDGYGKDFSVFNLDTRNEYSEEQNKLLLTASLLGYYEQLELFERYEKELRQYNIEKPLWVFVGSRVIGSGKTKSDKSTVSDVSRIIEFFKYALSSPTALQADIDKILFDSTGLRDGDGNDIFKGQFEHLKKFKPIAETILSKVFNGIGNIEAFQVKQAEGEIALKTKTSDQYFAVINIGDVSKYAKTLEADTDGELTIQDDNFSNSLFQAISETNSTINILIGSKKFIEGWNSWRVSSMGLMNMGKNEGAQIIQLFGRGVRLKGKNLSLKREEANAPYHIRALQTISIMGLNASYMNRFLTEIEKEVPDYTDISIEIKLNHEDLWDGKIMTFKKQEDKSFKDELIELEYNSDVANRVTIDMRNKISIAAGGFNSQVAEGEVDYQENFLKEFRDFIDYNALSLEANRYKLLKGFYNLIIKHSVLSQLIESGGFNLLSHKGQFTINEAVSGKIQRVALSLVKDYINKFYADKEKAFLSKYLTYDMLSFQKHKAMFPASQTMIVKVPKKHDSFIKELENKIKVMVKKDDNTLPSIHFDKHLYSPIASISDGKKFKEIKTIPVRLNSGERDFVNHLREFVRESGMFMGKQLFLLRNLSVKGIGFFMDSSSFYPDFILWVVDGSKQYIYFLDPKGILLGDNHFNNPKILWCKEDVVTLENKIQQQLKDDKKEVEVSISGFILSVTPFEKVRKNWGDGSGTTRDDFAKNKVLFIENNKEYLSLIFKNLTRAERV from the coding sequence ATGCAACTAGAAAAACAACTTGTCCTTTTTAGATACATCTTGCATCAGTTAGGTTATAAAGCCTTTGAAGACTTGCGAGATGAGTTTAACAACAAAGAGTCAGGCACTAGCTCAACGGGTTACACCTATTTTGCCAGTGCTTTAATGTCTAACTCAGACAAACTCATTGAAGATCGAGCTATACAACAATACGATGAAGCCATCCAGGGATATGAGAAAAAACTCCGTGAAAACCGCGCAGAACCTTTTCTCACCTTCAAATACTATCAATGGTTTGCCTTGCTATTTACCGAGTACTTTTTTGACCAATACAGCAACAATTCAAATCAACTAATTGCTAAGCTCAATGACTATGCTGAAGGAAGCAAAGACTTTAAGCAAATAGAAGCCTACACAGAAAAAAACTTGAAGAAACTGGCTTATTGGATGGCCACCGGTAGTGGTAAAACGCTATTGATGCATTGCAACTATTGGCAAATCACCAACTACTTCAAAGAATGGGAAAACATCATTCTCATAACTCCAAATGAAGGTTTAAGCAGGCAACATTATGAAAGTTGCGTTGAAAGTGGTATTCCTGTAAAGCTCTATTCGGGAAGTGAAGAAAGCCTAAAAACCAAAGAAGGTGAAATTCTCATTTTAGAGATTACCAAATTGGTTAAAGACAAGGAAGGAGAAGGTGTAAGTGTTGATGTAGATTACTTCTCAGAGTCAAAGAACTTAGTATTCATAGATGAAGGACACAAGGGCAGTAAATCTGATGAGCAAACATGGAAATCATTAAGAGAATATCTTGCTCGTGGAAAAGATTCATTCACTTTTGAATATTCAGCAACATTTGGACAGGTTATTACCAACAAGAATAAGTTTCTCTTTAATGAATATGCTAAATCCATCATTTTTGATTATTCCTATCGCCATTTTTATACAGATGGTTATGGCAAGGACTTTAGTGTATTCAACCTCGATACCAGGAATGAGTACAGCGAAGAACAAAACAAGCTACTGTTAACAGCTAGTTTATTGGGTTATTACGAGCAGCTTGAGCTGTTTGAGAGATATGAGAAAGAGCTGCGCCAATACAACATCGAGAAGCCCCTTTGGGTATTTGTTGGAAGCCGAGTGATTGGTTCGGGTAAGACAAAATCAGATAAATCCACAGTTTCGGATGTCTCCCGAATTATTGAATTTTTCAAGTATGCCTTGTCTTCACCAACTGCCCTACAAGCAGATATTGATAAAATACTTTTCGATTCTACAGGGTTAAGAGATGGAGACGGCAATGATATTTTCAAAGGGCAATTTGAGCATCTTAAAAAGTTCAAACCAATTGCTGAAACTATTCTTAGTAAGGTGTTCAATGGTATTGGAAACATAGAAGCATTTCAGGTAAAGCAAGCCGAAGGTGAGATAGCGTTAAAAACCAAGACAAGCGACCAATACTTTGCTGTTATCAATATTGGTGATGTCTCTAAGTACGCAAAAACACTTGAAGCCGATACTGATGGAGAATTAACCATACAGGATGATAACTTCTCCAATTCGTTGTTTCAAGCCATATCAGAAACCAATTCTACCATCAATATTCTCATTGGATCTAAAAAGTTTATTGAAGGGTGGAATTCGTGGAGAGTTTCAAGCATGGGTTTAATGAATATGGGTAAGAATGAAGGTGCTCAAATTATTCAGTTATTTGGTCGTGGTGTTCGTCTAAAAGGTAAAAACTTATCCTTGAAACGTGAAGAAGCCAATGCGCCTTACCATATCCGAGCATTACAAACCATTTCTATTATGGGCTTGAATGCTTCATACATGAATCGCTTCTTAACTGAAATAGAAAAAGAAGTACCGGATTACACCGATATATCTATTGAAATAAAACTAAACCATGAAGACCTGTGGGATGGGAAAATAATGACCTTCAAAAAACAGGAAGATAAGTCCTTTAAGGATGAGTTGATTGAATTAGAATACAACTCAGACGTAGCCAACAGAGTCACAATTGATATGCGAAATAAAATCAGCATAGCAGCAGGTGGTTTCAACAGTCAGGTAGCAGAAGGTGAGGTAGATTATCAAGAGAATTTCCTGAAAGAATTTCGAGACTTCATCGACTATAATGCCCTTTCATTAGAAGCAAATAGATATAAGTTGTTGAAAGGTTTTTACAATCTTATTATTAAACACTCTGTGCTATCTCAGCTGATAGAAAGTGGTGGCTTCAATCTACTAAGCCATAAAGGTCAATTTACTATCAATGAAGCGGTTTCAGGTAAAATTCAAAGAGTAGCTTTGAGCTTAGTAAAAGATTACATTAATAAGTTCTATGCTGATAAAGAAAAGGCATTCCTTTCTAAGTATCTCACATATGACATGCTTTCATTTCAGAAGCATAAGGCAATGTTCCCAGCATCACAAACTATGATTGTGAAAGTGCCTAAAAAGCATGATTCATTCATCAAGGAATTAGAAAACAAGATCAAAGTAATGGTGAAGAAAGATGATAATACACTTCCTTCAATTCACTTTGATAAACACCTTTATTCACCCATTGCATCTATATCTGATGGCAAAAAATTTAAGGAGATTAAGACTATCCCAGTAAGATTGAATAGTGGTGAAAGAGACTTTGTTAATCACTTGCGCGAGTTTGTAAGGGAATCTGGTATGTTCATGGGTAAACAGCTTTTTCTTCTTCGTAACCTATCTGTTAAGGGTATAGGCTTCTTTATGGATAGCTCATCTTTCTACCCAGATTTTATTTTGTGGGTAGTTGATGGCTCAAAACAGTACATCTACTTTCTTGATCCCAAAGGAATTCTATTGGGAGACAATCATTTTAACAACCCAAAAATTCTTTGGTGCAAGGAAGACGTCGTAAC